The Sorghum bicolor cultivar BTx623 chromosome 6, Sorghum_bicolor_NCBIv3, whole genome shotgun sequence genome contains the following window.
CCATCGGAGGAGATAATGCCATCATGTCAACAATTGTAATGTTTTCTTGGCGTCCAACGTCTTCCAAGGAGGCTGCTTCATTCATTGAAGTGGCAACAACAGCGGTGTGCAACAGGATTCTCTAGTCTAGGGCTTGATGCAAAGCGTCGATCTGTTAGCGTCTCATATTCCTTGGAAAAGAAAATACTCTGAGGACCTAAGCCGATTTAGAGCCGAGCCATCTGTCGAGTCTCTGATGGAGTTCTCTACACCTACCGTGCGATTGAGTCTATGTCCACACAGCATCCATCCATGAGGGGGTCGCACGCGACGGGTTTTGGACCCATCGTCCATCCAATTTTTTTCCCTGCCTTTACCCCCTCCACCATCATGGACATAGACACTCGTAGAAGTGCCCCCGCGGCCCCCGCCGAGCCTTGCCGTTGTGAGCTCATCACCGGCATGAGGTGAGGCCCGTGTCAAACACCTAGGGATAGGGAGCAGGGAGCACACTCCCCTTTCCACCTATAGGTGCACCCAGTGCTTGGTGCACACAAGCACTGCATGAATCCACCTCCCCATGGAAGGTCAGGGCCTATGATGCACCAGCCCTACGTCCTGCTAGATTAAGTAACTAAGTCAGGACTCAGGACTACCGCTCCACATTGTCTCTCAACCAAACAACCTAAGGCACACTGAACTTAGTATTCCCTCCGTTTACAACATTTTCACTTAAATTTATATAAGAACTTTCCTTCTTTAAAAATGACTCATGTATGAGCAAAGATTGTATGAACAAAGATTGCATGTGACAAGTCAGTAATAATTGTCATGTCTTGAGACaatctcgaggtcttcataattAATATGCCACAGGAATGAATCTACTAAAATATCTTCTCAACGTCAATTTTAGCATTTTGATCTGTAGTTGTTACAAAATCACTTGTTTACATTAAAATCCATGCTTATAAGTCATTGCGACTGAGCAAAGTCCATAGCACAGCAGGACAAACTTCACCACCTCATTTCTAGCAAAGTTCCAATACAGTATCTATAGAGAGATCAATCATGAAAAGTCAGTCAAGGAGGCCTGGGTTCAACCAATCCCTGCAAACATAGATTTAATGTAGGAAACATCAGCAAAATTTCACACGCACGAAATAAGAAACTGTGTGAAAGTCAGGTATGTTATGGTTCACTTGTCTACATGTCAATGTCCCGTTTTAGAATTTTGCATGTGACAACACTACTGAAGTAATGGTGCTATAATGCTTGTCTCATTCTCCCACTAATGTTCTCCAAGTTTCTTATGGTAACCTCATTCTTTGATGCCAATTTGCATATGCAAAGGTTGGGCTCATGTATTGCACAGCAAAAGTGCAAATGATGGTTAAAAGCAACTGACATGCAATCTGTAGTCTCATGCCCATGATACGACTTCTCAGCCTTTACTGCTCAACCAAAAATGCTGGTAAAGGATATGTGGACAATACATCACCTTCAGTTGGTAGAAATGACTATAATCTGCTTGGCCAAAAGTGATGCTCATCAAATGGTTCAAAACCACTAACCATGAGAGCAAATGGAAATTTATTCAGTTTTAAATTCAATACTCCCCCCAcccaaccaaaaaaaaagaagaaacagATTCTCCTAGGTGTTATAAATACTAGCAGGAACCCCGCATAATTGCGCGGGATAGGTAGCATGAGAAGGCAACGGTAGCATAGATAACTGTTCTAAATTCTACAGATAATGCAAAGCAGACAGTGAAGAATAAGCACTGAGTAACAAACGGACCAGATAAATGTATGTGACTGTCTGCATAAACCATAGATCTAAGCAGCAAGTGGACATGACTGTCTGCATAAACCATAGATCTAAGCAGCAAGTGGACAGGAGATTTTCTAAAGCataataataatattgaagCTAACAGATATTAGGAAATAGACACACATATATTTTTTGGAAGAAAATCTATTCGGGCAAGTAACAATACGTATGCCAAATGACACATACGAACGCCATTTATTTGGTTTCATTCAAAACAATACTAATATTAATAATAAGAATAACGGATGAGGGGTGCGGGCTGTGGTACGTGAGTGCGGCAGCGGTGGGGGCTGGTTGTACTGGAAGGTTCCCACTGCTGCCGTGATGGCCGTTGATCGCAAATCCAAGGGATAGGAATACCAGACGACGTGGCTTTGCGAGGCAGAAAAGGTAGTATAGGAATAAGGGTAATAGTAGatttttctctattttttcatttttttgggCATGATCTCCAGGTGCTTGTAAGGAAATACTTTACTTACTTGCTAATATCATCAAGGTGCTCGTCGAAATCAACAATTTTCTCCCATTTCTTTGTTGTAACATGATCAGCTAGGACAACATTGGTAGAAGGTTCTTTTAGAACCAGCTGACTGCTACCATCTGATCCAGCCTGACGCCAACTTTTTGATGAATCCCTGGTGTATAGCTGCATATGCCATTAACAATGGATCATGAACCATGCAAGATAAAAAAAAAGCTAATTATATTATCTCTACAAGAATCTTCGATCAATGTGAACCAGCTAACTAATTCAATGTGAACCAGCTTTATAAGTAACTAAGTATTGACCTCTCTAGCTATTTTCATAAATCATAAGTAATTTAGGGCCTGGTCATGAGGCTGATCATGTAAGAATACTCGACGACATGAAGCCAAGGATATTCTATCATGTTAAGTCTTCAACCACCATTTTTAGTGCTGGTTAACAATGAAACACTAACAAACTTCAGGCCAGAAATCAAGCATTATCAAAGTTTATCAAAGTAAAGTACACACATTTATACAGAACATACATAGTGTCATCCACCAAATATGCAAAATTTAAAGCAAAGAAGAAATCATGAAAAAATGGTCTTGCTATATTCACATGGCAATGCTGAGTAGAATGGATAACTACACTGAACTTTGATATACTTTGCTACTAACTCAGGCATATCAGAATAAACACTTTGTTCAAATACAGCTCAAAATCAAAGCTTACAAATTAGAATGACCATATAATGCTGAATCCAGGACAATTCTTGATCTTATAGTATATTGCTCAAGAATTGCATCTTAAGTCATGTCATACAACAATAAAGTGACACTGAAAATGTTAGGACATAAAAatgaaaattatttaatttatcttccAGAAGTTTCTTGCCTTTTAAAACCTGGTTCTAACTTCATCCAATATTACATAGGTATGTAAGATCTCATCGCACAATAGCCAAAACATATTCTCTTTAACTGTTGCTTCTGCACTAGACAAGATAGCACTTTTCGTGTTATTAAAGAGGATAAATTGCATCTTGGAAGTTAATTGTGTAAATATTTCGATATGTTTAGTTCCTATTAAGTTATGGCGATGTACAACCATTCTTTGCCCTCGATTTTCTTCTATTTTGCTTATCGACATGCTAGCAGTGGGGTGACATGGTGAAAATGAAACAAGTGGCCACTGTGTGGTGAATTCATTGCGAAATGGATCAAACGATGAACTGGTGGTCAGGTGAAATTGTATATCACTGTTGTAAATAGCTACCACAGAACACCAGGATATACACGCCATAGATCACTGCAATATTCCAAAAGGCCAGCAAAATTCTAGACCCAATAACAGATTTCCTTAGAGACCTAGAGTGAGAATCTATTACTGTTATACGCCTAACACGGGCTACTCCTCATGGTGGAATAAACGGGCCAGCAATGACCTGAGAGGAGGCACCGGGCGACCCCGACCCCAAGCCCTAACGGGCCGTGCGCTAGGGGAAGGGGGCACGTGCACCACTGCCGCCGTCTCACCACGTCATCAAGATTACTATCTAGTTACCTTAGTTGAGTTCTAGTAGATTTGGAAAGAAATGATTAGTTAAGGAATCGAGTTTGAGATTGTTAGGAAAGGAGAATCCAATTGCTAAAAGGATCTCCTGAGATTGCTTAGGGACCAAGTCTCCCAGGACTATAAATACAAGGGGCCTTGTAACCGTCAAACGGCAGCAAGGACGGGCAGTGTTTCTTGCTCCAACAAGGTGAAGGCCCCGCCCGCCGCCACGGCAACGCGCTCCCGGTATCATAGACAAAAGACCAGTAAGGCAATAAAGCCCTGCTAACTAGACTAAAAAAATTGCTAATCCCTTGTATCAATACAATACCATGGTTTTGCTACAACAATTCTGCAAGCAACTCTAATAAAGTTTCAGTTAAAGTTATAAAAAAACTCAtacaaaaaattcaaaattatgATCTTGCCAGTTTTGCTCAAATCAACTCTAGCCTATGcaagtctatttttgcagggcttGACAAGTTTTAACAACAGCCATGAACTTGGTTTCGATGGAAAATGGGACATGCCTGTGGTCCATCCGTCTAAAATAAAAGAGAGAACAAATTGTAGTTTGGCTACCCCTTGCAAACCCTAGTGCACCATAATTTCTAACATCTCAACAAACAAAGAACACTATTAATACCAGGGTACTTGTCTTAGCACTGTTAATCTCCTGGTGCCAATTAGAAAGTCATGAAGGCATATTTCAGGGAGATTTGAACACGTACCTGAACCACCGGATCGCGAGACTTCCCCTTGACGGCCTCCACCAGCTTCTTGTTATCGACCTAATCAATCAATAAAAGAAAGATGAGATCTGCATCTCCCCTCCTAAGCCGCGCAGATCGGAGACCAAAAGAACGAGAGAAACGTAGCTCACCAGCAACACGGCGGAGCGGGGGAAGTATCGGAAGATGTGGTCCCCGACGCGCTTGGCGACTGGCGGGAGTTCAGTGTCGTCGCAGCGCGGGTTGGCGTGGTAGTATCCGACGACGGCGAGGCCTTCGCCCTGGGTTGCGAAGTGATCCTCGGCGAGAGTGAGCGCGAGCTCGAGCGTGGGGAGCAGCGCCAGATGGTGCGGGTGGTGAGACAGCGGCACGGCGTCGATGACCGAGACGACGGCCGGTGACGACGAAGGCTCGACGAGGCGGCCGACGAGGAGGCCGTTGACGGCGGTCGCGGGGTGCTTCAGTGCGTGCAGCGCCAGCTTGACGTACGCCGCCTGCGCCACCTCGTACCGGCACTCAGCGCCCATCTCCGACGCCGCTGATTTCGTTCCGACTTAGGAGGATGATTTTTGGTGGGGATCGGATGCTGATTTTGTTTTGGTTACAGGAGCGTGAGATCTGATTTGATGGAGATGCCAGattgttttttcttttgaggccttctttagttcctAAAAGTAGGCAAATTTTTTAAAGTTCTCAAcgtattgaatcttgcggcatatatataaagtattaaatataaatgaaaacaaaaattaattacacagtttgtctttaaatcacgagataaatattttaagcctaattattccatgattagataatgtttgtcaaataaaaacgaaaatactacagtgttctaaaacaaaattttttggaaaacgGAAATGCCAGAAATTTTTTTTTACGTCAAGCAAAAGGTTTCCGCATACTAAGATGGAGAAAATAGTTTGATATAACATGCCGCGTCCTATGGTAGAAGAATTTTACATAAATGAGTGTGCAACATGATCATAGATTAGTTTGTGCTATGCTTTTAGTGGTAGACGACGTCTTCATCGACAGCGAGTCATCTGTGATGACTTCGTGAATATCGTGATTTACCGGCTCAGTCATTCGAAGATGCCAATAGGGGTAGGGTTTGCGTTTGTGTGTTCATAGGGGTGAGCTAAGTGTTGACGGACAATAATGTCAACTTTTATATAACTTTAGACCCGAAGGAAATCAtcaaaacacactagtctagagttttatttgacaatttccacgagttttgtatattctgtattttctagggtaaatttcaggaaagctgaaaagaggaattctagtgcaaaataaacacgaaaCTTATCCGCCACGACAACATCGCAAACGGGGCGTGGGAAGACTCTGAAAGACACTCGAAGAGTCGGGGACCAGAGGgcgccaggtggggccggccggccccaccctagtGCTGGGCGGCACCCCCTGCTAGGGTTTCGGCCCCCCTTCTGTAAGCTCCTCCACTACCTACAAGAAGTCATCTTAGCGCTTGgtcaagtcggtttgatcctgcgGCGCACGTTgatcccaccgggctataaataaaggggcagaCCCCCTCTCTGAGGGCACTACATTATGGAGATGTAGAggcgtccctcgaatggataacctctcacctctagagaattagggctagactctccaatgtagtagattagttctagttgatAGTTAGGAAGAGCGGCGCTACGCTCGGGTTCTGGAGGAGTCTTCAAAGGAGTCATTAGAGTGGTGGTATATCTTTGTATTTTTCTTATAAGACTTATGCTCTAATAtattttatcttctctatttatttttatgcattacatttgattggttggtatagttgttatactttAGCATAGGATCTCCGCCCGCATCGGGTACTCTAGTTATTAATTgtgattagagtagtaatttgtaGTAGAGACATGGTGTCTATATTATAGGTTACCTGAGATTGCACCCAGTTCTatggatagttgtggtagccccacgtggtgacagccctgacgGCCGACGTATTTCACTATGTTtggattggtgttgtaggaccATAGCTGGAGCTTCCTAGTCCCCTTCTCATCTTTCCGTGACTAGTGTTCCAATGTCCCGAAGTGTTATTGTGTGATTGCTTTACCTACCATGAATTAGTTATTATAAAACcctagtaatagagaagtatttaGAAACCTTAAACTTTTGTGTTGTCCTCTCAATTTAGCTATTTActcttttatcatagaattctccaGTGTTTGTCATATATGCATAATTTgtatcatttattatttacctctactttagtctagttgctgcattagttagtagatacctgatggtgaactatcaatatctttatccattgtttcctagtggtaaaatataaataacgatacctggaatactcgaggtaaaatgctacaatggttttccgtgcgcttgtggaatcCTTCATATATTAATTGTGCATaaaaaatatcaacaagcatttttgacgCGTTGTCGGGGTAACAATTGGCATAGAGATTTTGATATTGATCTTGATATGCTAATCTAGTATGCCTCTAGCTTTACTGGGATTAGCCCTATTTTGTTGAGTTGTGGAATAAGCAGGATATCAACCATTTTAATCTTCTGGCGAAAGAACCCAGGGTGTCTAAACATTTATGATCCATCAACAATAAAACCCTGTCATCTCACAGGtatgtatatacatatatacatacatacatacatatatatatatattattctaaCCATGTGTAGATTGGAGAAAAGGTCGTCGTCACAAGAGTACAACCCCCATCACATGTGATGGATATTTACGCTACGCACTCATCCCAGTCATGCATCAAGGTAAGTGTTATCAAGGTGAGATAGTCTTACTCATGGGCTTTAAACCTTATgagtagttatatttttattttctggcATACCACTGCATGTTTACTTTGAATCATCCATGCGTCCACTTCGTTTAGTTTTCTCATCCacatcatgtttagttccttgCATGCATACAATTCATCTACATCTAAAAATATAACAATATTTCTCACTGCGATCATACTCTATCATCACTATTGAGTAAATCTCTGTAATGCTCTCATcctacctttgtttgctatagtatgCATAGGCTTTGAAGTAGTTTCATATATCTCTTAAATGAAGCATGGTGCCTAGTTTAGGAGTAGTGATCTTACATTCAAAAGGATTTTTTAAATTaaacgtggtgcttaggttaaaatgtcttcttgaatcaaattagacatggtgtctaggttgatttttgttgacaccgtttttgggcacgtgtccaggatggcaggataagatgacagtatgtggtttacaggatgagttgccgatgaggatggttgccgataaaggagaggttggacgtgactaagtttacaggtgatgatgtgtctgtgccgatgactatgatgaggaggtctgccgatgaccatggcaaaagagtctgccgatgatacagaggggaagtctggaagctgctgatcgggttgtggaagagtttcaatttgtcacgagggatggctgagttatttccttatttgtttaagtcgttttgtatatggattccgtgtaatttggaattcgaattctggtcgtgtttagttatagctctttgagcagggtataaatatggaccctagggctttgtaatgagacatctatcaatcaatcaaacacacgtttttactcatattccagcatctacttttcgacgacttcgtcatacttttttcccttttattacgagttcttaggaattcgtcgacttaagctcggcgtgttctcacgttccgcgtgagtacctcttagccgtgacatccgggcgcatcgctgttgtcaggactaaagtattcgagttatcacctttgccgatagtaaggtcaaatcggctggcacgccttaacgtttgaattgggtattagccctttgtgtttgcagatcagttttgcatcaacaattttttagctgatagtatgctatagtagatattggaatatttttgttggactaacccctgcaggaaaatctCAAATATAAATTTGGACAGTCTTGAGATGAACTCATATTGGAGATGAAGGGAGACACAACTCACGCGTAGCAAGTAGAAAAGAAGGGTGCCACAAAACATGATCCATGATCAAAGCACTCACTCCATGGAGTTGCATTCTCTTGTCAACCACTAATTATCAGGAGTCAAGAAAATATTGACAAGAGAAAAGCATGCAACGTTCTGCACTCTCACCTCTGAGGTTGAGAAGCTGAGACATGAGGAAGGTCAACTCCTCTAGATGATCCAACCAAGTTCTTCCTCATCATACCACACGCTGGTTTGAAATCTCTAAATTTACTATTACATTATTTCTATGAGTTGTGTTGATTCACAATGCCTATATTTAAGAATCAAATCATAAGATGGAAAAATAAAATCAATCCTTTAGAAATaagtaattgtgaataataaatatgctatgctaagtatgttaAAACAATTTCTTTTGTAGCATAGGAAGTGACCCTTAGCTTTGTGTTACAACAATGCCCTTGTCATTACTTGTATACTCCTTcgggtatgtgttgtccactaatgATTTGTAGGGATAAAATAATAAGAAGAGCTAAAGGTCCAAGCACAAATAAGATAGAGAACAAATAATGGCAAGAAAGGAGTACAACAAAGGAGAAAAGATAGCCAAGCAAGGAATGTTTCCACAAGATGTTACGGCTTCAACATGCTTCAATACTAAAGGTATCATCTCATGGTAAGTGATCATTACTTCCAAAATATCATCCTTGATTTTGGCATTCACATAAGTAGTGAGTCAAACATGCTTTGAGTTACAATCTCATTTGATCCAATCTAATTAGCTCATCATGTTTAGTTCTTTATGCTTGTTCCTAAGAATCACTTTCTTGATCTCGTAGTTTTAAATTCAATGATCTGAAATACACAACCTATCTTTGGAAGATGATAGTCATAATTATGAAGTTAAATGCATAGATAGACCATCCTTCCATAATGTTGAATAATCTGATCGGCCAAGTGTTTTAATGCTACAAACTTGCTAATCATTTATTCCTATCACCCATGTTTAGATTGAGCAAAACACATAAACATCAACTTTATCTCGTTCAATGTGCCAAAGGCTAGAGTTTAATGAATAaaccttttggttctgttggtgttttcccaccaacagagcccatgcacttgatctctgccttgtctctatgagcaggacatacTTTAGTCAACTCCCCAAGAATCCTACAATTGAAGATCCTAGACCTATGAACATGcacactgagtgaagatgttgcTAGCTCCCTGAACTTCTTAGTTGCAAGTTATTTCTCAAGATTAGAATAGTTGTccttaaaaaaaccaaaaaaaatattcAGTCTTGCTAGGAGTAGAAGTAGGAAAAAGTTTGGTTGTTTGTGTTGTGCAGGAAAATGGAGAAAGCATTCCTCTCCCGATTCTAGAAGTCCAAAGGGGGTGAGAGTTGTTCTCAAAGCTCTCACCACTCTAATGAGGGAAGCCATGAGAGGATGGAAAAAGGGGAGAGTCACAATCAAGTGGTGCTCTACGAACCTCCTCCAAGAGCAATGGAgcctgaagaatgaactcatattAACACCAGAAGAGCTGATCAAGTTCAACAACCTAAAGGAGAGCGGTTTCCGCCATACAAGCATCCTCAACCCGGCCCTTGTGGACTGTGCAGGTATGACTAAAGAATTCAATGATATTTTAATACCATCGGTTTGGGAGGTTTTTGGTGAGTACCTTAAACTTGGTGTGGAAGTGCTCACTAAAGAATTTTTATGCACACTAAAATTGACTCATAACATTTCGCATGTGTGGGCAAGAGTGTAGCTGTACTTGGGGTCTTCTAACCACTGCTCTAGGTTGTGACTTTGATTGTACAATTGACTTAGACACTACCATGCCTGGGTTTAACAAGAGTATAT
Protein-coding sequences here:
- the LOC8069431 gene encoding ER membrane protein complex subunit 8/9 homolog, translated to MGAECRYEVAQAAYVKLALHALKHPATAVNGLLVGRLVEPSSSPAVVSVIDAVPLSHHPHHLALLPTLELALTLAEDHFATQGEGLAVVGYYHANPRCDDTELPPVAKRVGDHIFRYFPRSAVLLVDNKKLVEAVKGKSRDPVVQLYTRDSSKSWRQAGSDGSSQLVLKEPSTNVVLADHVTTKKWEKIVDFDEHLDDISKDWLNPGLLD